The Amycolatopsis jiangsuensis nucleotide sequence CCACGTTGATGCCGACCATCGCCTCGCCCAGGCCGCGGGAGACCTTGGCCAGCATGTCCGGGTCGTCGTGGAAGGTGGTGGCCTTGACGATCGCCTCGGCGCGCTGCGCGGGGTTGCCCGACTTGAAGATGCCCGAGCCGACGAACACGCCTTCCGCGCCCAGCTGCATCATCATCGCCGCGTCGGCCGGGGTGGCGATGCCGCCCGCGGTGAACAGCACCACCGGCAGCTTGCCCGCCTCGGCCACCTCGCGCACCAGCTCGTACGGCGCCTGCAGCTCCTTGGCGGCGACGTACAGCTCGTCCTCGGGCAGCGACTGCAGCCTGCGGATCTCCCCGCGGATCTTGCGCATGTGCGTGGTCGCGTTGGAGACGTCGCCGGTGCCGGCCTCGCCCTTCGAGCGGATCATCGCCGCGCCCTCGGTGATCCGGCGCAGCGCCTCGCCGAGGTTGGTCGCCCCGCACACGAACGGCACGGTGAACGCCCACTTGTCGATGTGGTTGGCGTAGTCGGCGGGGGTGAGCACCTCGGACTCGTCGACGTAGTCGACGCCGAGCGACTGCAGCACCTGGGCCTCGACGAAATGGCCGATCCGGGCCTTAGCCATGACCGGGATCGACACCTTCCCGATGATGCCGTCGATCAGGTCCGGGTCGCTCATCCGCGCCACGCCGCCCTGCGCGCGGATGTCGGCGGGCACGCGTTCGAGCGCCATCACCGCGACCGCGCCGGCGTCCTCGGCGATCTTGGCCTGCTCGGCGGTGACCACGTCCATGATCACGCCACCCTTGAGCATCTCCGCCATCCCGCGTTTGACCTTGGCGGTACCGGTGACGGACTGGGGTTCGGCGCTCTGCTGCTGCGACACCTTGCGGACCTTTCTCGGAGGGGGACGCTGCTGGTCACTCCTCAGCGTAGGTGCAGGGTGGACCGGTAAGGCAGGCCAGTACTGGGGTATCTCGGAAGGCCACTTTCACGCCGGTGCCGCGACGGCTCACGGTGGTGCAGCTCATCGGCAGGTTTCTGACCTGCGGAATCGAGGACGAGTACGCTGGGGACTGCGGAAGTGGCCCGGCTCGCCGACGGCGGGAATGCGCGGCGGAGATCACCTTTCGGGTATCCACTTTCGAATGGTTTCAGCAGTCCACTTCACGTCGGCGGCGGGACGCGGCCGGGTGGGCGGCCCGCGCAGGTGCCCGCTGACCTGCCGGGTTGGCCCGCGGACGGCCCCCCTAAGCTGGGGCGAACGTCTTTCGGGAGGTCGGGTGGCGACAGCTTTCCGAGCACGGCCGGTGGTCGGTGTGCTCGCCCTGCAGGGTGCCGTGCGCGAGCACGTCGCGATGCTGGAGCGCGCGGGTGCCCGGGCGGTCCCGGTGCGCCGTCCGGCCGAGCTGTCCGAAGTGGACGGCCTGGTGCTGCCGGGTGGCGAGTCCACCACGATGTCGCGGCTGCTGGAGAACTTCGGGCTGCTCGAGCCGCTGCGGGAACGGATCGCGGGCGGGCTGCCGGCGTTCGGCTCCTGCGCCGGGATGATCCTGCTGGCCCGCCAGGTGCTCGACGGGCGCCCGGACCAGCGTCAGCTCGGCGGGCTCGACGTGGTCGTGCGGCGCAACGCGTTCGGAAGGCAGGTCGATTCGTTCGAGGCCGACCTGCCCTTCGCGGGCGTGTCCGGCGGGCCGGTGCACGCGGTGTTCATCCGGGCGCCGTGGGTGGAGAAGGCGGCGGACGGGGTCGCGGTGCTGGCCACCGTGGCGGGCCCGGCCGATCCGGACGGCGAGCCGGACGGGCCGCGGGTGGATAGGATCGTCGCCGTCCGGCAGGGGGCGGTGCTGGCCACGGCGTTCCACCCGGAGATCACCGGGGACGAACGGTGCCACCGGCTGTTCGTCGAGGTCGTACGGGAAGCCTGAGCAGGGATTGCGGCGTCCGGCCGGCCGCGAGGCGCGCCGGGCGCGGAACAAATGGAGGAGAGATGAGCGGCCACTCCAAGTGGGCCACGACGAAGCACAAGAAGGCCAACCTCGACGCCAAGCGGGGCAAGCTCTTCGCGCGGCTGATCAAGAACATCGAGGTGGCCGCCCGGACCGGCGGGGGTGACCCGGACGGCAACCCCACGCTGTACGACGCCATCCAGAAGGCCAAACGCAACTCGGTCCCGCAGGACAACATCGAGCGCGCGCGCAAGCGCGGCGCCGGGGAAGAGGCCGGCGGCGCCGACTGGCAGAACATCACCTACGAGGGGTACGGGCCCAACGGGGTCGCGGTGCTCATCGAATGCCTCACCGACAACAAGAACCGGGCCGCGATGGAGGTGCGCACCGCGCTCACCCGCAACAACGGTTCGCTCGCCGACCCGGGCTCGGTCGCCTACATGTTCAACCGCAAGGGCGTGGTGATCATGCCCAAGGCGGAGGCGACCGAGGACGACGTGCTCCTGGCTGTTCTCGACGCGGGCGCCGAGGAGGTCAACGACCTCGACGAGAGCTTCGAGATCGTCTCCGAGGGCGGCGACCTGGTCCCGGTGCGCAAGGCCCTGCAGGAGGCCGGGTTCGAGTACGAATCGGCCGACCTGACCTTCCTGCCGTCGGTGAGCGTGCCGCTCGACGTGGACGGGGCGAAGAAGATTTTCAAGCTGATCGACGCCCTCGAGGACTGCGACGACGTGCAGAACGTCTACGCGAACTTCGACGTCTCGGACGAAGTCATGGCGGCGGTGGACTGAGTCACCACGCAGCGACGGCCGCGGCCCCCGGAACGCCTGGGGGGCCGCGGCCGTTTTTTTCGGTCGATTTTCCCTGTGTGGCAACGGAAATCGCGGAAATCCTTGCTCCGGACCGAAAATCTCCGGCACGGGGTCTGGGTTCGGCGGCCCCGGTACGGCAGAATGGCCGCCGTGACGAGCCCAGCCCTCAACGCCGAAGAACAGCGCCTCATCGCGTGGATCGAGTCCCAGGCCAGGGATCGGGGCAATGCGGTGATCTCGGTGGCCCAGGACGACCAGGGAGCGGGCTACTGTTTCACCGCGTGCGCGTGGGCGCTGCACAACGTGCCCGAAGCGGTCGTGCTCGGGCTGCCCGCGCAGATGGGCCCGGTGCTGCTGGACGCCTACGTGGACCGTGCGGCCAACGGTGAGATCTTCGAGGTCGGCAAGCGGTACGACGAT carries:
- the pdxS gene encoding pyridoxal 5'-phosphate synthase lyase subunit PdxS: MSQQQSAEPQSVTGTAKVKRGMAEMLKGGVIMDVVTAEQAKIAEDAGAVAVMALERVPADIRAQGGVARMSDPDLIDGIIGKVSIPVMAKARIGHFVEAQVLQSLGVDYVDESEVLTPADYANHIDKWAFTVPFVCGATNLGEALRRITEGAAMIRSKGEAGTGDVSNATTHMRKIRGEIRRLQSLPEDELYVAAKELQAPYELVREVAEAGKLPVVLFTAGGIATPADAAMMMQLGAEGVFVGSGIFKSGNPAQRAEAIVKATTFHDDPDMLAKVSRGLGEAMVGINVDDLPEPHRLAERGW
- a CDS encoding DUF4262 domain-containing protein; amino-acid sequence: MAAVTSPALNAEEQRLIAWIESQARDRGNAVISVAQDDQGAGYCFTACAWALHNVPEAVVLGLPAQMGPVLLDAYVDRAANGEIFEVGKRYDDFFDGAPVVFERVAKGHYPEYFGSAFLVYPDGDFPALQLIVATPDGHFPWQDTAPDGFAQWQLVLTESGQPESWTPGVDGP
- a CDS encoding YebC/PmpR family DNA-binding transcriptional regulator, whose translation is MSGHSKWATTKHKKANLDAKRGKLFARLIKNIEVAARTGGGDPDGNPTLYDAIQKAKRNSVPQDNIERARKRGAGEEAGGADWQNITYEGYGPNGVAVLIECLTDNKNRAAMEVRTALTRNNGSLADPGSVAYMFNRKGVVIMPKAEATEDDVLLAVLDAGAEEVNDLDESFEIVSEGGDLVPVRKALQEAGFEYESADLTFLPSVSVPLDVDGAKKIFKLIDALEDCDDVQNVYANFDVSDEVMAAVD
- the pdxT gene encoding pyridoxal 5'-phosphate synthase glutaminase subunit PdxT, translated to MATAFRARPVVGVLALQGAVREHVAMLERAGARAVPVRRPAELSEVDGLVLPGGESTTMSRLLENFGLLEPLRERIAGGLPAFGSCAGMILLARQVLDGRPDQRQLGGLDVVVRRNAFGRQVDSFEADLPFAGVSGGPVHAVFIRAPWVEKAADGVAVLATVAGPADPDGEPDGPRVDRIVAVRQGAVLATAFHPEITGDERCHRLFVEVVREA